In Robbsia sp. KACC 23696, a single window of DNA contains:
- a CDS encoding FAD-dependent monooxygenase, whose product MPIPHPTIHDVVIAGAGPVGLFLACELRLAGLSVQVLEQAEHPHSPLKSLPFGMRGLSIPTLEAFYRRGLLDDLLAPRAAAAEADNAAPRGAHWMHQQRRPGGHFAGIQFFHDKIETQNWPYRLANPADTPMASDMACIESILLTRATMLGVAIRRRVLVSDLEQSDDGVRIRADQETFHGRWLVGCDGGRSTVRKAAGFAFVGTDAEFTGYSVSVTLDDADTLTPGRHFTANGMYTYQKPGIIAMVDFDGGAHHRRKDLSVEHVQAVLRRITDTDVTVSALHLATTWSDRAYQAAAYRKGRVLLAGDAAHIHSPLGGQGLNLGLGDAMNIGWKLAATVRGDAPDGLLDSYFSERHPVGRRVLDWSRAQVAVMRPTQSARALEALIRDLIETRDGATYFAERLWGVSLQYDLDGSHPLIGRSAPDFTLADGSRLAGHLTNGPGVLLDFDARKPLQALATSWGSRIVYVGGTPADSLGLGAVLVRPDGVVAWAAEGASFDRAELVDAVARWFGVP is encoded by the coding sequence GACGTCGTCATTGCCGGCGCCGGTCCGGTCGGCCTGTTTCTCGCTTGTGAGTTGCGCCTCGCCGGATTATCGGTACAGGTTCTGGAACAGGCGGAACACCCCCACTCGCCCTTGAAGTCGCTTCCCTTCGGCATGCGCGGACTGTCGATTCCCACGCTCGAAGCGTTCTATCGTCGCGGACTGCTGGACGACCTCCTCGCTCCGCGCGCCGCCGCTGCCGAGGCCGATAACGCTGCCCCACGCGGCGCCCACTGGATGCACCAGCAACGTCGTCCGGGCGGCCATTTCGCCGGCATTCAGTTCTTTCACGACAAGATCGAGACGCAGAACTGGCCCTACCGCCTGGCCAATCCGGCAGACACCCCGATGGCGAGCGATATGGCTTGCATCGAATCGATTTTGCTCACGCGCGCCACCATGCTGGGCGTCGCGATACGGCGCCGTGTCCTCGTCAGCGATCTCGAACAGTCCGATGACGGCGTACGCATTCGAGCCGACCAGGAGACCTTTCACGGTCGATGGCTTGTTGGCTGCGATGGCGGACGCAGTACGGTACGAAAAGCCGCCGGCTTCGCGTTCGTCGGCACCGATGCCGAGTTCACCGGCTATTCCGTATCGGTCACGCTGGACGATGCGGACACGCTCACGCCAGGTCGGCATTTCACGGCGAATGGCATGTACACGTATCAAAAGCCCGGCATCATCGCCATGGTCGATTTCGACGGCGGCGCGCATCACCGACGCAAGGACCTTTCCGTGGAACATGTTCAGGCGGTGCTCCGTCGCATCACCGATACCGATGTCACCGTGTCGGCCTTGCATCTCGCAACGACGTGGAGCGATCGCGCCTATCAGGCCGCGGCCTATCGCAAAGGGCGTGTCTTGCTGGCAGGCGATGCGGCACATATCCATTCGCCACTGGGTGGCCAGGGACTGAACCTCGGACTCGGCGACGCGATGAATATCGGATGGAAACTGGCGGCAACGGTGCGAGGCGATGCGCCCGACGGCCTGCTCGACAGCTATTTCTCGGAAAGACATCCGGTGGGCCGCCGCGTCCTCGACTGGTCGCGCGCGCAGGTCGCCGTGATGCGCCCGACGCAAAGCGCTCGCGCATTGGAGGCACTGATTCGCGATCTTATCGAGACGCGTGACGGCGCGACCTATTTCGCCGAACGCTTATGGGGCGTATCGTTGCAGTACGACCTCGACGGCAGCCACCCATTGATCGGACGCAGCGCCCCGGATTTCACCCTGGCGGATGGATCGCGGTTGGCAGGTCACCTCACGAATGGCCCGGGCGTCTTGCTCGATTTCGACGCGCGCAAGCCACTGCAAGCGCTCGCTACGAGCTGGGGCTCGCGGATTGTCTATGTTGGCGGCACGCCCGCGGACAGCTTGGGTCTCGGTGCCGTTTTGGTACGCCCCGATGGCGTCGTCGCGTGGGCGGCAGAAGGGGCATCGTTCGATCGCGCCGAACTGGTCGACGCGGTGGCGCGTTGGTTCGGCGTGCCGTAA